The sequence CGAAGCCGAACTCGCCGGCTTTGTCAGGGGTAAATTCAAGAGTCGTCCGGGCGAAAGCCGCCAGCGTCTTACTGGCGTGAAAGTCAGGGAAAACCACCCGGGAGGTGCAGTCGCCGGCCTCCTGACGGTCGAATATCAGGCGAAGCGGAATACCCTGCTTTACCCGGATGATATCGGGTGAATAGCCGCCCTTGACCTTGACCACTATTTCCTGAATCTTCCCCTTTACCTGAGCTGCTTGAGCTTGCTTGGGGCCAAAGAAAAACCAAGACAAGAAAGCAATTACAGCAATCCCGCCCAGAGTCACTAATATTTCAGCCAGCGGCATGATGCACCTCCTGTTTCCCTCATTTCCGGTTGGTAAACCGTTCCACCACCTTCACCAGCTCATTGACATATTCGTCATTTCGCTCACCATGGGTCAAGGCATCACGGACACAACCCTTAATGTGGTCGGCAAGGATGATAGAGGCCACCTTCTGAGTAGCGGCGATTACGGAGGATAGCTGATTCAGTACGTCCACGCAGTACTCATCCGCGTCAATCATGCGCTGGATGCCTTTGAGTTGCCCCTCCATTCTCCGCAGTCGCACCAGTATCTCCTGTTTATCTTTTAAGTATGAAGCCACCAATCCACCTCTGAGACAAGAATCAATTCGACATATCCCCATGGGGGGTATCGTCCAAATTATAGAAGGCTCTATTGCCAGTGTCAAGATGATGCCTATTACCATTAA is a genomic window of Dehalococcoidales bacterium containing:
- a CDS encoding metal-sensitive transcriptional regulator — encoded protein: MASYLKDKQEILVRLRRMEGQLKGIQRMIDADEYCVDVLNQLSSVIAATQKVASIILADHIKGCVRDALTHGERNDEYVNELVKVVERFTNRK